One genomic segment of Kocuria rhizophila DC2201 includes these proteins:
- a CDS encoding cytochrome bc1 complex Rieske iron-sulfur subunit: MRDHMGDHRDGTPHKSGAVVTSDGADLDHFPNPGLPPHRPRVTDVDPKAARRAEHQVVLLFLLSVVGSVIFFVAYFGIRVDGPLYDAVNTEPTAQLRLQNLLLGLGIALGMFGIGVGVVHWARTLMPDHEIVEMRHDLRTEDERAEAQSILNTIYDESGVKRRPLLRNTLIGAAVLMPLPFVGLLKDLGPTDLKVLRHSMWDEGVRLVRDPSGTPIKASDVTLGSAFHVIPENLTSVSHEDGYLNEKAKAVVLLMRLDPDKVNVSEERKDWNVDGIFAYSKVCTHVGCPIALYEQHTHHLLCPCHQSTFDLTNECEVIFGPASRPLPQLPISVDSDGYLVARSDFHEPVGPTYSQRGFAVKDMQDEAN, translated from the coding sequence ATGAGGGACCACATGGGCGACCATCGTGACGGCACTCCCCACAAGAGCGGGGCGGTTGTCACCTCGGACGGAGCGGACCTGGATCACTTCCCCAATCCGGGGCTTCCACCGCACCGTCCCCGCGTGACGGACGTAGACCCCAAGGCGGCCAGGCGAGCCGAACACCAGGTGGTCCTGCTGTTCCTGCTCTCCGTTGTCGGATCCGTGATCTTCTTCGTGGCGTACTTCGGCATCCGCGTGGACGGCCCGCTGTACGACGCGGTCAACACGGAGCCTACCGCCCAGCTGCGGCTGCAGAACCTCCTGCTCGGTCTCGGCATCGCCCTGGGCATGTTCGGCATCGGCGTGGGTGTGGTCCACTGGGCCCGCACGCTGATGCCCGACCACGAGATCGTGGAGATGCGTCACGACCTGCGCACCGAGGATGAGCGCGCCGAGGCGCAGAGCATCCTCAACACCATCTACGACGAGTCCGGTGTGAAGCGCCGCCCGCTGCTGCGCAACACCCTCATCGGTGCCGCCGTCCTCATGCCCCTCCCCTTCGTGGGACTGCTCAAGGACCTCGGCCCCACCGACCTCAAGGTGCTGCGCCACTCCATGTGGGACGAGGGCGTGCGCCTGGTGCGCGACCCCTCGGGTACCCCCATCAAGGCCTCGGACGTCACCCTGGGCTCCGCGTTCCACGTGATCCCGGAGAACCTCACGAGCGTCAGTCACGAGGACGGCTACCTCAACGAGAAGGCCAAGGCCGTGGTGCTGCTCATGCGTCTGGACCCGGACAAGGTCAACGTGTCCGAGGAGCGCAAAGACTGGAACGTGGACGGCATCTTCGCCTACTCCAAGGTCTGCACCCACGTCGGCTGCCCCATCGCGCTGTACGAGCAGCACACGCACCACCTGCTGTGCCCGTGCCACCAGTCCACGTTCGACCTCACCAACGAGTGTGAGGTCATCTTCGGGCCGGCCTCCCGGCCCCTCCCGCAGCTGCCCATTTCCGTTGATTCCGACGGTTACCTCGTTGCCCGTAGCGACTTCCACGAGCCTGTTGGACCGACCTACTCGCAGCGTGGCTTCGCCGTCAAAGACATGCAGGACGAGGCGAACTGA